In Pirellulales bacterium, a genomic segment contains:
- a CDS encoding aldo/keto reductase: MQTGKLGTRKLGNTGLEVSAVGLGCMGLSFAYGPPKDKREMIALVQAAVELGVTFFDTAEVYGPLTNEELVGEALAPFREQVVIATKFGFKPAAEGEVRWSLLDSRPEHIKRTVEGSLKRLRVETIDLLYQHRVDPSVPIEDVAGAVKELIQQGK; the protein is encoded by the coding sequence ATGCAAACAGGCAAACTTGGTACACGCAAACTGGGAAATACCGGCTTGGAGGTTTCGGCCGTGGGGCTGGGGTGCATGGGATTGAGCTTCGCCTATGGGCCGCCCAAGGATAAGCGGGAGATGATCGCGCTGGTGCAGGCGGCTGTGGAACTGGGCGTCACGTTTTTTGATACGGCCGAAGTTTATGGGCCCTTGACCAACGAGGAGCTGGTGGGCGAGGCGCTTGCACCGTTCCGCGAGCAGGTGGTGATCGCGACAAAATTTGGGTTCAAGCCGGCTGCGGAGGGCGAGGTGCGGTGGAGTTTGTTGGATAGCCGGCCCGAGCATATCAAGCGGACCGTCGAGGGGTCGCTCAAGCGGCTGCGGGTCGAGACCATCGACCTGCTCTATCAGCATCGGGTCGATCCCAGCGTGCCGATCGAAGACGTGGCCGGCGCGGTCAAGGAACTGATTCAGCAGGGCAAG